Proteins from a genomic interval of Spea bombifrons isolate aSpeBom1 chromosome 4, aSpeBom1.2.pri, whole genome shotgun sequence:
- the POLR1H gene encoding DNA-directed RNA polymerase I subunit RPA12 codes for MEVPPTCFSSEYDFCSDCGSVLPPPGVQDTVTCPRCSNRTQVTVFLGKYVQTSVVFNNLDTLALPNETDETGALKGPLIDRRCSRCGFEKMVYHTRQMRSADEGQTVFYTCTQCRFQEKEDS; via the exons ATGGAGGTTCCACCTACGTGCTTTTCGTCAGAATACGATTTCTGCTCTGACTGCGGTTCTGTGCTGCCTCCCCCAGGTGTCCAGGATACAGTAACGTGCCCTCGATGTTCAAATCGTACACAAGTAACAG TGTTCCTCGGGAAGTATGTTCAGACGTCTGTGGTGTTTAACAACCTCGATACCCTTGCGCTGCCAAATGAGACTGATGAGACAGGCGCATTAAAAGGACCACTG ATTGACAGGCGTTGCTCACGCTGTGGATTTGAGAAGATGGTTTATCACACCAGACAAATGCGATCTGCAGATGAGGGTCAGACTGTGTTCTATACCTGTACACAGTGCCG